The sequence GGAAAGATTATAGATGGAATAAATAAGAAGGTACACGATTTTGAAAGAGGTTCTGACGGTACTATATTCATTACGAATCCAGAAATAAATGTATGGAAAGAATAAGTCTTAAAAGGTAAAATTGAAAAGTCCTATATAGCGATATATAGGGCTTTTCAATAATCTTTAACAGAGAAGGTTGAGGTGAGCTGGATTGATTAAATATTCATTAAAAAGAATACTGGAATTAATACCAACTGTATTTGTAGTAGTGTTTATAGTATTTGTCGTAACCCGTGTCATTCCTGGGGATCCTGCGGCTGTTATGTTAGGACCTCAAGCCAGTGTAGAAGCTGTAGAAGAACTAAGAGAGAACTTAGGTTTAAACGATAGTATAGCAGTACAGTTTGGCAGGTATTTGAAAGGAGTTGTACATGGGGATTTAGGTAAATCCTATTATTACAACCAACCTGTTACAAAACTTATAAGTGAAAGATTTCCCAATACTTTGGTATTGGCTGTTATAAGTATAATAATCGGACTTTTGATAGGTATACCTGTGGGAGTAGTATCGGCAACTAAACAATATTCAGTTTTTGATTATATATCTATGATTTTAGCCTTAGTTGGCATATCGGTACCTATATTTTGGTTAGCTATGATGGCAGTGTTGTTATTTAGTGTAAACCTCGGATGGCTGCCGTCTGTAGGAATGGGCGAAGGGGGTTTGATAGATATTATAAAACATTTAATTTTACCTTCACTTTGCCTTGCAACAGGACCTACAGCTACCTTTGCCAGGTTTACCCGTTCGAGTATGTTAGATATAACTAAACAGGATTATATAAAAACAGCTCATGCGAAGGGACTAAAGGAAAAATTGGTTATATGGAGGCATGCATTTAAAAATGCTTTACCTCCTATTATTACTATAGCAGGTATGCAATTTTCGTCGTTATTATCCGGTGCGGTTTTGACAGAGACCATATTTAGTTGGCCCGGATTAGGGAAGTTAATAGTTGATGCAATACAAAACAGAGACTATACTCTTGTCCAAGGAAGTGTTGTATACATGGCCTTTGTATATATAATAGTAAATTTGGCAGTTGATATTTGCTATGCATTTTTAAATCCAAAGGTTAAAGCTTCCTTTGAAGGCAACGGAGGTGGAGAAGGATAATGACTGATGGAGATAAAAACAGATTAGTTGAACAGGAGAAGAAAGATTTAGAAACAATGAAAAGAGAGCAGAAGGCCAATAGCTTTATGAAAAAGCTGTTAAGGAATAAAACTGCAGTTATAGGCCTTGTAATCATTGTATTTGTAACATTTTCGGCTATTCTTGCACCGGTGTTGGCACCTTATGATCCTACTGCGGTTAATTTAACTGAAATATGTTTGAAGCCGGGAACAAGGGGGCATATTCTGGGAACAGATGAATATGGAAGAGACCTGTTGAGTAGGGTTATATATGGTTCGAGAATATCCATTGTTGTTGGTGTCGGAGCTACACTTTTGGGAGCTTTTTTGGGAATTGTTCTTGGGCTGATTTCAGGATATAATGGCGGAATTATAGATACGATAATCATGAGGATTATGGATGGCATGTTTGCATTCCCGTTTATACTTTTGGCTATAATACTTATGACTGTACTCGGCAGTGGTGTAAACAATGTAATATTTGCCATAGGCGTTGCCAATATACCGTACTATGCGAGAATCGTAAGAGGTCAAGTTTTGATTGTTAAAGAGGAAGATTAT is a genomic window of Acidilutibacter cellobiosedens containing:
- the nikB gene encoding nickel ABC transporter permease, with product MIKYSLKRILELIPTVFVVVFIVFVVTRVIPGDPAAVMLGPQASVEAVEELRENLGLNDSIAVQFGRYLKGVVHGDLGKSYYYNQPVTKLISERFPNTLVLAVISIIIGLLIGIPVGVVSATKQYSVFDYISMILALVGISVPIFWLAMMAVLLFSVNLGWLPSVGMGEGGLIDIIKHLILPSLCLATGPTATFARFTRSSMLDITKQDYIKTAHAKGLKEKLVIWRHAFKNALPPIITIAGMQFSSLLSGAVLTETIFSWPGLGKLIVDAIQNRDYTLVQGSVVYMAFVYIIVNLAVDICYAFLNPKVKASFEGNGGGEG
- a CDS encoding ABC transporter permease, which translates into the protein MTDGDKNRLVEQEKKDLETMKREQKANSFMKKLLRNKTAVIGLVIIVFVTFSAILAPVLAPYDPTAVNLTEICLKPGTRGHILGTDEYGRDLLSRVIYGSRISIVVGVGATLLGAFLGIVLGLISGYNGGIIDTIIMRIMDGMFAFPFILLAIILMTVLGSGVNNVIFAIGVANIPYYARIVRGQVLIVKEEDYCQAVRALGASNYKIIKDHILPNIASPIIVYATLNIAGTIISEAGLSFLGLGIQPPTASWGNILKSGKDYLLTSPHIATFSGLAILITVIGFNLFGDGVRDALDPKMNK